GTGGCCGGTGCGGTGCTGCCGCCCACTGGGCCTTCAGGCGGTGCCGGTAATTCGGTTGACCCGGCCTCGCGACGCCGATGCACTGTGGCGCGACAGCCACGACACCCGGGGAGATCGCCGCAGTGGAGATCCGCGCCACGACCGAGCAAGACTTCGACGTCTTCGTCGCCACCGTCCACACCGCGTTCGCGCGGTTCCCGGAGGCGCCGGCCGAGGGTGGCGGCGGGTTGTGGTGGTCGGCGCTCGAAATGGACCGCGGGGTGCTGGCTCTGGCGGACGGGCGGCCCGTCGGGACCGCGGCGGCCTAACTACTCGTTCGAGCTCACGCTGCCGGGCGAGGTCGTGGTGCCGGCGGCCGGGATCACGTCCGTCGGGGTGCTGCCTTCGCATCGGCGCCGGGGGGTGCTGAGCGCGATGATGCGGCACCAGCTGGCCGAACTGCGGGCGCGCGGGGAGTTCCTGTCCGTGCTGCTGGCGTCGGAGGCCACGATCTACGGCCGCTTCGGCTACGGGCCGGCGACCTACACCGGGCAGCTGACGGTGGCGCGGCACCAGGCCGCGCTCGCCGCACCGCGGGCCCAGGCGCCGGCCGACGCCGGCTCGGTCGAGGTGCTGAAGCGGGACGAGTGCGGCGAGCTGCTGGAAGACGTCTACGACCGCTACCGCCGCGCGCAGCCCGGTGCGTTGTCCCGGCCGCACCGGTGGTGGGCCTTGCGCGCGGGCCAGCCGCCGATCACCGCGGCACCGCGGTACATCGCCGTGCACCGGGACGCCGACGGGAACCCGGACGGGTACGCCAGCTACTCGCTCGGCGAGCCCGGCACGCTGACCGTCGACGAAACCATCGCCACCGACGACGCCGTCTTCACGGCCCTGGCCCGGTTCGTGCTCGGCCACGACCTGGTCACGCGCGTGGTGTTCAAGCACGTCCCGCCGTGGCACCCGCTGCGCTGGCAGCTCGCGGACTTCCGCGCCGGCGAGGCCCGCGACGACGACTGGCTGTGGGTGCGGCTGCTGGACGTCCCGCGCGCGCTGACCACCCGCGGCTGGTTCACCGACGGCGAACTCGTCCTCGACGTCACCGACCCCTTCCTCGCCGAGCGCGGCCGCCACCTCCTGACCGTCCGCGACGGCAAGGCCGAGTGCGTCCCCACGGACCGCGCCCCCGACCTGTCCCTCGACGTGCGCGACCTCGGCTCCCTCTACCTCGGCGGCACCACCCCGAGCACCCTCGTGCGCGCCGGCCACATCCACGCGCACCATCCCGAGGCCGCGGCTGCCGCCGACGCGCTGTTCCGCGGGGAACGAGAGCCGCACTGCCTGCACTGGTTCTGACGGTGCCGGCTCAGCGATCCGGGCCGTTCGGCGGCGACGCTAGTTCCAAGGCTCGCGGTCCGGATCCTCGCCGAGCATCCGGGCCGCGTCCTCGCAGAGCCGCCGCCCGGCGGTCTGGTCGGTGCTGTGCGGCAGTCCGAGCCGCGCGGTCACGAGAATGGCGATCTGCCGCCACGTCTCCTCGTCGAGGCCGCGCCAACGCCGGATCTGCTCGGCAAGCGCGCGATCCACTTCGACCGTCCAACGTCCATGGCGGTCATCCTCGCGCATCGGCCGGCCGGCCCGAGCAGCTCACGCACGGAAAGGTCCGCCGGCTCAGCGGTTGAGTGCCTTCGCGAGCGCGGCGACGTCGACCTGCCGGGGCTTCGGCAGCCACGCCGGTTGGTCGGCGCCGCGGGGTGAGAGCACGTTGAGGTAGTGGTGCGGGGTCCGCGAGAGGGTGACGTTTTCCGTGACGCCCTGGTACAGCCCGAGCGGCGTGAGCGACGTGAACAGCTGCGGGTCCAGCAGCTCGTGCTCTCCCCCGCTGCCGACGGCGCGGTGGACGTAGTCCCGGTCGAAGAAGCCGAGGGTGGTGGCCCACATGGCGGCGCGGGTGAGGGAGACGTGGACGCGGTAGCTGCCGCCCTCCGTGGCGCGGCGGATGAGGGCGGCCAGCGCGCCGGTGGCGCCCAGCCAGGCGACGAGGTAGTCGTTGATGATCGAAGTCGGGGGGAGTTTCGGCTGGGCCAGGGTGCCTTCGGCGGCGACCATGCCCGTGACGGTGCCGGCGACCTGGTCGAAGCCCACGCGGCCGGCCCACGGGCCGGTGTCGCCGTGGCAGCTGGCGGTGACGTGGACGAGGCCGGGACGCAGGCCGATGGCCTGGTGGGCGTCGACGCCGAGCTCGGTGAGCAGCCCGGGGCGGCGGTTGGCGTAGAAGACGTCGGCGTCGCGCAGGAGGGCGTGCAGCGTCGCCTGGCCGTCGGGACCGCGGACGTTGAGGCGGGTCGAGCGGACGCCCACGTTGGCCGTCGCGACCAGCGAGTCCATCTCGAACTCCATGACCCGCCAGACGTTGAGCACGTCGGCGCCCAGTGCGGCGAGCGAGCGGCCGATGCCGGCGCCCGCGATGACGTGGCCCATGCCGAGTGCGCGGATGCCGGACAGCGGGTGCGTGCCCCAGTCCGGCAACGGTTCGGGCGGGGTGTCCGCGACCTTCTCGATCTCGATGAGCGGCCGGGAAGCGAGGTGCTCGAACACGGGCTCGGCCACGAACTCCTCGACGCTGCGGACCTTCGCGAACACGATGCCGTGCCGCTCCCCCAGCTCCTCCAGCTCGTCGGCGGTGTGGCGGGCGATCGCGCGGCCGAGCGCTTCGGGGCTGTCCGCGCAGTCGAGGACGGCGAGCATCTTCGACTTCAGGCCGGGGTAGATGTTCGCGGGGATGACGTGGCGGCCGTCGCGGGTCGGGTAGAAGCCGAGGTAGGAACCGACGAGCCGGTCGGCCAAGTCGGCAGGGTAGCCGTTGAGCGTCTCCCACCGCAGCTCCGACGCCGGAGCGAGCCGGCGGATGGCCTGGCCCAGGTCGACCGTGATGTCCTGACCCAGCCCCGTGCGCAGGCGCCAGAGCTTCGCGGCGAGCACCGACTGCTGGGTCAGCGCGACAGCCGCCGCCCCGCCGATGCGGATGGCGCTGGGCAGCAGCGGATCGCGCTTGAGGAAGGTGATCGCGCCGCCGCTGTCCTCGGGCGTGAAACCCAGTGGTGCCAGCACTTCGCGCAGCTCGGCGTGCGGGTCGAACGCGTCGTCGGACGCGCGGGCGCGTACCGCGCGGAGCATGGCGTCGCGCATCGCCCGCGGATCGGTCGTTTCCACAGTGGACACTCCAGGGTCGGGACCGCGACGTCCACGACCCGGGCCACGAGCTCGCCCGCGCCAGGGCGTCGCGGTGCGGCGGGCAGCGAAGCGCGTCGATCGTAGCGACGACCGTGGCCCGCCGGGCCCACTCGGGAGAATCCGTCAGTCCTGCGAAGCCGCCGGGCGGTTCCCGCGCACCACCAGAACGGGGCACAACGCGTACGAGATCAAGCTCTGGCTGGTGGATCCGAGCGCCAGGCCGGCGAGCCCGCCGCGGCCGCGGCTGCCGACGACCAGCAGCTGCGCGCGGTCGGCCCAGTCGAGCAGGCCGTCGACCGGCTTTTCCTTCACGACCACGCGCTGGACCTGCACGTCGGGGTACTTCGCCTGCCACCCGGCGAGGCGCTGGGCGAGCAGTTCCCGCTCGTGGGCCTCGATCTTGTCGACGTCGGCGGACGAGCCGGACTCCTCGAACACCGACGCCAGGAAGCCTTCCTTCCAGCAGTGCACGGCCACGAGCGGAGTCCGCCGCCACGACGCTTCCTCGAAGGCGGCGCCGATCGCGTCCTCGCCGATCGGCGTGGCGTCCACGCCGACCACGACCGGGCCGTCCACCGGCGGCGCGTCCTCGGCGACGTGGGGACGCACGAACGCGACCGGGCACTCCGCGTGCGAAGCGAGCGAGACCGACACCGAGCCCAGCACGAACCGGCCGAGCCGGCGCTGCCCCGTCGAGCCGAGGATCAGCATCCCGGCCGACGCGGACTCGGCACGCAGGGCCGACGCCGGCTGCTCCGGCCGCAACACGGCCTCGGCGGCCAGCTCCGGCGCCACCTCGGCGACGGCCGCCTGCGCCCGGCGGAGCACCCGATCGCCGCGTTCGCCGACGACCCGCTGCGCGTCCTCGTACGTCGGCGCGGCGTGCGGGTACGACACGGGGATCTCGTCCACGGCGTGCACGAGCCGCAGCCCGAGGCCGCGCTCGCGGGCCATCCGCGCGGCCCAGCGCGCCGCCATCAGCGACGACTCGCTCTCGTCGACCCCGACGACCAGATCGGTGGACGCGCTTGCCATGGATTCCCCGCCTTCGTCGGTCTGCCGGCACCCCGGACTGTAATCGCAGCGGACCGGCGCGCGAGACGGCCAACAGGCCCCCGTCCGGGTGACTTTCGTCCGGCGGTGCTCGCCTCTTCGAAAGCCGCTGACGCCGTGATGCGGCCGGGTCAGTCCGGGCAGCCGTCCAGGGTCGGCACCGGGTATTTCGGGTCGTAGTAGCCGGGTGCGTCGCGCTCGCCCGCGGGCGCCGGGCCGACGGGCGGGTTGGCGTAGCCGGGCGCCAGGAAGCCCGTCTTCGCGGCGGCGCAGCCGACGGAGGAGAACGCGCTGTGCTCGCCGTCGAGCCAGAGGCCCTGGCTGGTTTTGCTGAACCTCGTGCCGCTGCGGAGCACGTAGTTCTCGTCCACGCGCACGAAGCTGACGATCTGCGCCGGCCCGGTCAGGCCGCCGGGGTGGGGGTCGTCGAAGGCGTAGGCGACCACGTACTTCGCGTCCACGGCCAGCTCCCCCGGCTTGGCCCCGGGGTGCGCGCTCAAGGTGCCGAAGGTCCGCGGGCCCGCGTCGAGCAGGCGGTATCCGTCGGCGATCTCGGTCACGTACGGCAGCAGGCCCTTGCCGTGCTCCGCCATCTTCGACGCGATCCACGGCCGCGCGTCCGGCGCCAGCTGCGCCAGGAAGGCCGCGGGGTCATGCCCCGTCACGACGGCGGGTTCGAGCCGCGCGGCGGAGATCGCGCGCTTGACCTGCGCGTAGGCCTCTGTGACAACTTCGGGCTTGAACGCCGCCGTCGCGGTCGTGGCCATCCCGTCGAACCCCTTGGCCCAGTTCTCGGCGGGCGTCCGGTCGTACGGTCGCGCCAGATCGACATGCGCGAGCACCGGCACCGCCGTCGGATTCGGCGCGGCCGGCTCGGTTTTGGGCCGGCTCCCCACGAGCACGATCGCGGCCGCCGTCACCCCGAGGACGAGAAGGACGAGGCTCGCACCCCACCACCGCCCCCGCGGCCGCGGCAGTCGTGCGCGCCACTGCTTGCGCACCCGTCGGCGATCTTTCCTCGCGCCCGCCCGCGCGCCGGCCTCCGCCCGCCGGCGCCACTCCGGATCCACCAGGTCCGGGTGGGAGTCGAGCAGGTCTTCCTCTTCCACGTGCGTCTCCCCGGAAAACGTCGTCGCCTCCTCATCGACGACAGCGGGACATCGTTACGCCGGGCGGAGATCGCCGTTCGGTTCACCTGAGTGGCTCGCTCGGGTCTCCCAGCACGACAAGGATCCGGGCCGGTTCATCGCCGTCGTCCCCGTAGACCGACACCCGGTTCAGCACTCGCTCGACCGGCAGTTCCAGGCGAAGCTGCGCGTTCGGCTCGTAGATCGCGAGCGACCGCCGAGAGAGCTCGATTTCGCCGCGGTGCAGGAGCCCGAGCCCGTCGACCGCGAACGGCTCCTCGACACACGTGACTCCGACCGGTCCGCTCGCCGCGTCACGCACGCCCACGTACAGGGAGTCGTTCCCCGCATGGACGGCCTCCGTCGCGGCGTCCCACCCGGCGTGATCGTCCTGACTGTCCGGCGCGGCGATCACCAGCAGCCCGAACGCGAACCGCGCGACGGCACTGCCGTGAAACCGCTCGCCGGCCGCCTCGGCCGTTGCCATATCGATCATCAACACCACTCCTGACGCAGTCCGTCGCGAACAACCTGATTCTTTCGCACTGCAGAGGAGGCGCTGCCCGGTCAGCGGTGGTCGTCGCGGGTCGGTGGGGTGAGGGTGGTGATCGTGAAGCACAACGAAAAACGGACGAGGACCAATGGCGGCCCTCGCCCGTTCGCCCCTCCGGTCAGCCGGTGATCACTTGGCCGTGCACCGCACCACCGGCTCGGCCGCCGTGCCCGAGGCGACGCAGTCCAGGGTCTGCCCCGCGGCCGGCTGCGGGAACGACGCGATTTGCTTGCCGTGCTCCTCGCCTGGCTGCTGGGGCGGCTCGCCGCTCGAGCCCCGACAGCCACTCCACCTCACCACGACCGCCATTATTCACAGTGGACTCCGGCACTACAGGGCCAACGGCGATCTTGTGGCGAAACCATGACACTGCGCTATCGACAGCAGCTACCGGGACGCGGCTACCGGACAGCCGCAATCAGACAGTGGCCATCGGACAGTGGCCATCACGTCGGCGTGAGCGACGGCGGCAACGCTCTCGCACCCCAGGCCTGGTTCGGCCTCGCGCTCATGTGGACCAGTTCGCCGCCGCGGACGACCTCGTCGTGGGTGATCCAGGCGCGGTGCAACGGCTTCCCGTTCAGCGTCGCCGACGTGATGTAGACGTTGACCGGCGAGTTGCCGATCGCGCGCACGGTGAACGTCCGGCCTCGTCCCGTCGTGAAGCGCGCGCGATCGAAGACGGGGCTGCCCAGGATGTACACGCCGCTCGCGGGGGAAACGGGGTAGAAACCCGCCGCGGCGAGGACGTACCACGCCGACATCTGCCCGGCGTCGTCGTTGCCCGCCAGGCCGCCTGCGCCCGTGTGGTAGGCGTTTTCGCAGACGTACCGGGACCACCTCTGGGTGAGCCACGGCGCACCCGCGTAGGTGAACATGAAGGGCATCTGCTGCACGGGCTCGTTGCTGTGGTTGTAGAACTCGTTCCACTTCATCATCACGTCCGGCGGCGTCTTCTCGAAGATGCCGTTGAGGCGGTCGACGAACGCCGCGCGCCCACCCGCCAGCTTCGCCAGGCCGCCGACGTCGTGCGGCACGAACCAGCCCTGCTGCTCCGGGTTGCTCTCGATGCAACCGTCGCCATCGCCCATCCAGGTGCCGTCGGCATTGCGGCCGCGGAACCAGCCGGCGTCGGTGTTGAAGAGGTTCCGGTAGTTCTGCGAAGTCGCATAGAGGCGCGTCGCGTCTTCCTTCTTGCCCAACGCTTCGGCGAACCGTGCGAGGGCGTAGTCGGTGTACGCGTTTTCCAGCGTCGAGGAGAGGCTGTAGGTGACGCAGTAGCCGAGCGAGGTCCAGTTCGCGAAATCGGTGCGGTTGGAGCGTTCCGCCGGGCCCATCGCGACTTCGCGGCAGAAGCGGTACGCCTTCTCGGCGTCGAACCCGCGCAGCCCCTTGAGGTACGCCTCGGCGATGACGTTGCTCGCGGCGTCGCCGATCATCGTGTCGGTGTCCTTGCCCAGTAGCTCCCACCGGGCGAGGCCCTTCGTGAGGCCGCGGTCAGTGAGCGAGACCAGCGACGTGATCGTCTCCTGCACCACGTCCGGGTCGATGATCGTGAGCAGCGGGAACTGCGCGCGGAACACGTCCCAGCCGCTGAACAGCGTGCGGTGCGTGACGCCGTCGCGCACCGGGGCGGTGTCGCCCACGCGGTGCCGGCCGTCGACGTCGCCGAACAGCCGCGGGTCGATCATCGAGTGGTACAGCGCGGTTTCAAAGATCTTGCGCTGCTCGGCCGTGCCGCCTTCGACGGCGACCTTGCCCAGCGCGTCCGCCTACGTGCGACG
The sequence above is a segment of the Amycolatopsis sp. 2-15 genome. Coding sequences within it:
- a CDS encoding GNAT family N-acetyltransferase yields the protein MPAAGITSVGVLPSHRRRGVLSAMMRHQLAELRARGEFLSVLLASEATIYGRFGYGPATYTGQLTVARHQAALAAPRAQAPADAGSVEVLKRDECGELLEDVYDRYRRAQPGALSRPHRWWALRAGQPPITAAPRYIAVHRDADGNPDGYASYSLGEPGTLTVDETIATDDAVFTALARFVLGHDLVTRVVFKHVPPWHPLRWQLADFRAGEARDDDWLWVRLLDVPRALTTRGWFTDGELVLDVTDPFLAERGRHLLTVRDGKAECVPTDRAPDLSLDVRDLGSLYLGGTTPSTLVRAGHIHAHHPEAAAAADALFRGEREPHCLHWF
- a CDS encoding CoA transferase, with amino-acid sequence METTDPRAMRDAMLRAVRARASDDAFDPHAELREVLAPLGFTPEDSGGAITFLKRDPLLPSAIRIGGAAAVALTQQSVLAAKLWRLRTGLGQDITVDLGQAIRRLAPASELRWETLNGYPADLADRLVGSYLGFYPTRDGRHVIPANIYPGLKSKMLAVLDCADSPEALGRAIARHTADELEELGERHGIVFAKVRSVEEFVAEPVFEHLASRPLIEIEKVADTPPEPLPDWGTHPLSGIRALGMGHVIAGAGIGRSLAALGADVLNVWRVMEFEMDSLVATANVGVRSTRLNVRGPDGQATLHALLRDADVFYANRRPGLLTELGVDAHQAIGLRPGLVHVTASCHGDTGPWAGRVGFDQVAGTVTGMVAAEGTLAQPKLPPTSIINDYLVAWLGATGALAALIRRATEGGSYRVHVSLTRAAMWATTLGFFDRDYVHRAVGSGGEHELLDPQLFTSLTPLGLYQGVTENVTLSRTPHHYLNVLSPRGADQPAWLPKPRQVDVAALAKALNR
- a CDS encoding universal stress protein, with the translated sequence MASASTDLVVGVDESESSLMAARWAARMARERGLGLRLVHAVDEIPVSYPHAAPTYEDAQRVVGERGDRVLRRAQAAVAEVAPELAAEAVLRPEQPASALRAESASAGMLILGSTGQRRLGRFVLGSVSVSLASHAECPVAFVRPHVAEDAPPVDGPVVVGVDATPIGEDAIGAAFEEASWRRTPLVAVHCWKEGFLASVFEESGSSADVDKIEAHERELLAQRLAGWQAKYPDVQVQRVVVKEKPVDGLLDWADRAQLLVVGSRGRGGLAGLALGSTSQSLISYALCPVLVVRGNRPAASQD
- a CDS encoding glycoside hydrolase family 92 protein, which produces MGKVAVEGGTAEQRKIFETALYHSMIDPRLFGDVDGRHRVGDTAPVRDGVTHRTLFSGWDVFRAQFPLLTIIDPDVVQETITSLVSLTDRGLTKGLARWELLGKDTDTMIGDAASNVIAEAYLKGLRGFDAEKAYRFCREVAMGPAERSNRTDFANWTSLGYCVTYSLSSTLENAYTDYALARFAEALGKKEDATRLYATSQNYRNLFNTDAGWFRGRNADGTWMGDGDGCIESNPEQQGWFVPHDVGGLAKLAGGRAAFVDRLNGIFEKTPPDVMMKWNEFYNHSNEPVQQMPFMFTYAGAPWLTQRWSRYVCENAYHTGAGGLAGNDDAGQMSAWYVLAAAGFYPVSPASGVYILGSPVFDRARFTTGRGRTFTVRAIGNSPVNVYITSATLNGKPLHRAWITHDEVVRGGELVHMSARPNQAWGARALPPSLTPT